One genomic window of Methanobrevibacter gottschalkii DSM 11977 includes the following:
- the tmk gene encoding dTMP kinase — protein sequence MYIVFEGIDGAGKSTQIQLLKQWLEDNGFRVETLVEPTDSEVGKLIRKILQRPDATTDNVQKTLGLLFAADRMLIMDKLEDKSKIIISDRSFISSLAYQEPVDWIEVLNKYAKKPDLLVLLDLDVKKSVARTSGEDTFENEEFLIGVKDNYLKLAKNYTSEIIDANNGVNKVSSDIKKVIAPYLGICPDCIQ from the coding sequence ATGTATATTGTATTTGAAGGAATTGATGGTGCTGGAAAATCAACTCAAATTCAATTATTAAAGCAATGGCTTGAAGATAACGGGTTTAGAGTTGAAACGTTAGTTGAACCAACAGATTCAGAAGTTGGAAAACTAATTAGAAAAATATTGCAACGTCCAGATGCAACAACAGACAATGTTCAAAAAACATTGGGGCTTCTCTTTGCAGCGGATAGGATGTTAATAATGGATAAACTGGAAGATAAATCGAAAATAATTATTTCAGATAGGTCTTTTATTTCAAGTTTAGCTTATCAAGAACCTGTTGATTGGATTGAAGTTTTAAATAAGTATGCTAAAAAGCCTGATTTATTAGTTTTACTTGATTTGGATGTTAAAAAATCAGTTGCAAGAACCTCTGGTGAGGATACATTCGAAAATGAGGAATTTTTAATCGGTGTTAAAGATAATTATTTAAAATTAGCTAAAAATTATACAAGTGAAATTATTGACGCAAATAATGGTGTAAATAAAGTATCTTCAGATATCAAAAAAGTGATTGCACCATATCTCGGAATCTGTCCGGATTGTATACAATAA
- a CDS encoding 60S ribosomal export protein NMD3 yields MFCPECGSTDKKMIGNICINCFLKDFQMIELPKRIEVQICSHCNSKLEEGKWSEEFIPEEEIIYRALERNIKIDDKVSNEIINLEIDQMKGTIAKCYVEIVGDVEGTEIEETQETEVKILKTVCPTCSKIQSGYYESVIQFRADKREIKSEEYDKADEIVEKTLIKQLKNDKLAYCPQIAKPKEGHDYYIGSLKSGRKVAEALKEEFGGTIKESPRLISEDKSTGKGLYRIWISVRIPEFEINDFIMFEDKLIQVTSIDKNRIVGNDIKTGKKQNIPLKNMEKIKLIKKSSDIETTTIISMSPSTIQILDPADYSAVDLEMKDEFANYNIGDEIRLIKIDNYTYLLN; encoded by the coding sequence ATGTTTTGTCCAGAGTGTGGAAGTACTGATAAAAAAATGATTGGCAACATCTGCATAAACTGTTTTTTAAAAGATTTTCAGATGATTGAACTGCCTAAAAGAATCGAAGTTCAAATTTGTAGCCATTGTAATAGTAAACTTGAAGAAGGAAAATGGAGCGAAGAATTCATTCCCGAAGAAGAAATAATTTACAGAGCACTTGAGCGAAACATAAAAATAGATGATAAAGTCTCAAATGAAATTATTAATTTAGAAATTGACCAAATGAAAGGTACAATCGCCAAATGCTATGTAGAAATTGTTGGAGATGTTGAAGGAACTGAAATTGAAGAAACTCAAGAAACTGAAGTTAAAATTTTAAAAACCGTTTGTCCAACATGCAGTAAAATACAATCTGGATATTATGAATCAGTCATACAATTCAGAGCAGATAAAAGAGAAATAAAAAGCGAAGAATATGACAAAGCTGATGAAATAGTTGAAAAAACTTTAATAAAACAACTAAAAAATGACAAATTAGCATATTGCCCACAAATAGCAAAACCTAAAGAAGGTCATGATTATTACATTGGATCACTGAAAAGTGGTAGAAAAGTTGCTGAGGCTTTAAAAGAAGAGTTTGGAGGAACAATTAAAGAATCTCCAAGACTTATCAGTGAAGATAAATCTACTGGAAAAGGATTATACAGAATTTGGATTTCAGTTAGAATACCTGAATTTGAAATTAATGACTTTATCATGTTTGAAGATAAACTAATTCAAGTAACAAGTATTGATAAGAATAGAATTGTTGGTAACGATATTAAAACAGGTAAAAAACAGAATATTCCATTAAAAAATATGGAAAAAATTAAACTTATTAAAAAATCATCAGATATTGAAACAACAACAATAATTTCAATGTCTCCAAGTACAATACAAATTTTAGACCCTGCTGATTACTCCGCAGTTGATTTAGAAATGAAAGATGAATTTGCTAATTATAATATTGGAGACGAAATAAGACTTATAAAAATCGATAATTACACATATTTACTAAACTAA
- a CDS encoding tyrosine--tRNA ligase: MNIEEKIQLIEEGTLEVIDTEELKEVLAKKEPIAYTGYEPSGKIHLGHAVTVQKLKQLQKLGFKIKILLADYHAFLNGKGTIEEIAETAEYNKKCFQALGLDEKTEYIYGSSFQLEPDYTDKVYQLATMTTLKRARRSMDQVSRADDNPKVASVIYPIMQTVDMAALKVDIALGGMEQRKIQMLARENLEKIGENVPICIHTPLLHGLDGDAKMSSSKGNYIAVDDSIKDITKKINKSYCPQGEIKGNPMIEIAETFVYPNEEKLLIKRPEKFGGDIELTHDELIKEFSEGNLHPMDLKNGIKDFLIEFFAPVREYMEEN, translated from the coding sequence ATGAATATTGAAGAAAAGATTCAGTTAATCGAAGAGGGAACCTTAGAAGTTATAGACACTGAAGAATTAAAAGAAGTACTTGCTAAAAAAGAACCTATAGCTTATACAGGTTACGAACCTTCTGGTAAAATCCATTTAGGACATGCTGTAACTGTACAAAAACTCAAACAATTGCAAAAATTAGGATTCAAAATAAAAATCCTCCTAGCAGATTACCATGCATTTTTAAATGGAAAAGGAACTATTGAAGAAATTGCTGAAACTGCTGAGTACAATAAAAAATGTTTTCAAGCTCTCGGTCTTGATGAAAAAACTGAATATATTTACGGTTCATCATTCCAATTAGAACCCGATTATACTGATAAAGTCTATCAATTAGCTACAATGACCACTTTAAAAAGAGCAAGGAGAAGTATGGATCAAGTAAGTCGTGCAGATGATAATCCAAAAGTAGCTAGTGTAATTTATCCGATTATGCAAACTGTAGATATGGCTGCACTTAAAGTAGACATTGCTCTTGGAGGTATGGAACAGAGAAAAATCCAAATGTTGGCACGTGAAAACTTAGAGAAAATTGGGGAAAATGTTCCTATTTGTATTCACACCCCATTATTACATGGTCTTGATGGAGATGCAAAAATGTCTTCAAGTAAAGGAAATTATATTGCAGTTGATGACTCCATTAAAGATATTACTAAAAAAATCAATAAAAGTTACTGTCCACAGGGTGAAATTAAAGGCAATCCAATGATTGAAATTGCAGAAACATTTGTTTATCCAAATGAAGAAAAGTTACTCATTAAAAGACCTGAAAAATTCGGTGGAGACATTGAACTCACACATGATGAATTAATAAAAGAATTTAGTGAAGGTAATTTACACCCAATGGATTTAAAAAATGGAATTAAAGATTTCTTAATTGAATTCTTTGCTCCTGTAAGAGAATACATGGAGGAAAACTAA
- a CDS encoding translation initiation factor IF-2 subunit beta has protein sequence MDKYEDLLERAIDQLPPEVFEHKRFKIPKAYSDIQGNRTFIKNFKDVAEGLNRDPQHLLKFLMRELGTAGNIEGQRAILQGKFTHYLINERIEDYVDKYVICHECNRPDTRIIREGRIFLLKCAACGATAPLKSL, from the coding sequence ATGGATAAATACGAAGATTTATTAGAAAGAGCAATTGACCAATTACCTCCTGAAGTATTTGAACATAAAAGATTTAAAATCCCTAAAGCTTATTCAGATATTCAAGGTAATAGAACATTCATTAAAAACTTCAAAGATGTTGCAGAAGGTTTAAACAGAGATCCGCAACACTTACTAAAATTCTTAATGAGAGAATTAGGTACTGCAGGAAATATTGAAGGTCAAAGAGCAATTTTACAAGGTAAATTTACTCATTACTTAATTAATGAAAGAATTGAAGATTATGTAGATAAATATGTAATTTGTCATGAATGTAACAGACCAGATACCCGAATTATCAGAGAAGGTAGAATATTCTTACTTAAATGTGCTGCATGCGGTGCAACAGCACCTTTAAAATCTTTATAG
- a CDS encoding U32 family peptidase — MVLKELLAPAGSYDVLVTAVNAGADAVYIAGPNYGARAYAKNFTIEELEKAVNYAHLNGVKIHVTVNTLVNNFEIADVLNYLFKLYQIGVDAVIVQDFGLIWLLKTFIPDLEVHASTQMGLNNYSSIKWASDNNIKRVVLPREVNINQIKKTYNQLKKDNISMDLEVFGHGALCYCVSGKCYMSSYNSGRSGNRGACAQPCRRQYRLKYRGYNIGNGFLLSTHDLATYKNIKEISNAGVKSLKLEGRMKSKDYIGTIVNSYRNIIDGNPGNYEKDLHLVFNRNFTSGYIMGDKPGEVMGRESSGHEGLYIGDITNIEGTKVTIEIKNKEIPVILEPGDGIAFKYNGKIKGIYLENIIKQDENEIIIDTTRLVKEGTEVFISYSSSTHEYLKQFEKETIKNHIGLNLSLTWDKELNLYTKVEYYVDGELINFRHKSLDMFEKAKNKPVDEKTIENQLNKTGETPFFIEKIQFNNMPNDMFIQIRKINQIRREILDNATELLMKHYTPTKKAVKEVRKNLTKFFEDYENNKGKIKQKTPKLSLFIDDLSQIRAASGFGLKRIYFDGTCHYNNPDDYFKNIKDTLMKGSLMASPTEFVWVLSSFMTQKDAIKCNEIVKELENEGIIISVMGDFPGMNDIFECPVYGNHNLNVWNSFCVRDLNEAGFKSLILSSELSGHEIKELIRRNHDRNIDLEMIVNGNLEVIVSKDDFTNLNDGKDFIISNDADYAILEDKKRKKFKYKVFFDYNRQSHIINKDCLCLIEEINEIKEFGLDSLILDCRYSNEKYTTQILSIYNESLHNKDQDELSKYKYQIMDFSQSYINKGNYIEGRLHEDKK, encoded by the coding sequence ATGGTTTTAAAAGAATTATTAGCTCCAGCAGGTTCCTATGATGTATTAGTAACTGCGGTTAATGCTGGTGCAGATGCAGTTTATATTGCAGGACCAAATTATGGTGCAAGAGCATATGCTAAAAACTTTACAATTGAAGAACTGGAAAAAGCAGTGAACTATGCTCATTTAAATGGTGTTAAGATTCATGTAACAGTCAATACATTAGTCAATAACTTTGAAATAGCAGATGTGTTGAATTATTTATTTAAATTATATCAAATTGGAGTAGATGCAGTTATTGTACAAGATTTTGGATTAATTTGGCTTTTAAAAACTTTTATCCCAGATTTAGAAGTTCATGCATCAACACAAATGGGATTAAATAATTACAGTTCAATTAAATGGGCTTCAGACAATAATATAAAAAGAGTAGTTTTACCAAGAGAAGTTAATATAAATCAAATAAAAAAAACCTATAATCAACTTAAAAAAGACAATATCAGTATGGATCTTGAGGTATTTGGTCATGGCGCATTGTGTTATTGTGTTAGTGGAAAATGCTATATGTCTTCATACAATAGTGGTAGAAGTGGAAATAGAGGAGCTTGTGCCCAACCATGTAGAAGACAATATCGTTTAAAATACAGAGGTTACAATATAGGAAATGGATTTTTACTTTCAACTCATGATTTAGCTACTTACAAAAATATAAAAGAAATTTCAAATGCAGGAGTTAAATCTCTTAAATTAGAAGGCAGAATGAAATCCAAAGATTACATTGGAACAATAGTAAATAGTTACAGAAACATTATTGATGGCAACCCCGGAAACTATGAAAAAGATTTGCACCTTGTTTTTAATAGAAATTTTACCAGCGGATACATTATGGGCGATAAACCTGGAGAAGTAATGGGAAGAGAAAGTTCAGGTCACGAAGGATTATACATAGGAGATATAACCAACATTGAAGGAACAAAAGTTACTATTGAAATAAAAAATAAAGAAATTCCGGTTATTTTAGAACCTGGAGACGGAATTGCATTTAAATATAATGGTAAAATTAAAGGGATTTATTTAGAAAATATCATAAAACAAGATGAAAATGAAATCATAATAGATACAACACGTCTCGTTAAAGAAGGAACTGAAGTATTTATCAGTTATTCTTCATCAACCCATGAATATCTTAAACAATTTGAAAAAGAAACCATTAAAAATCACATTGGCCTTAATTTATCATTAACTTGGGACAAGGAATTGAACTTATACACCAAAGTTGAATATTATGTTGATGGAGAATTAATTAATTTTAGACATAAATCACTGGACATGTTCGAAAAAGCAAAAAATAAACCAGTAGATGAAAAAACAATTGAAAATCAACTTAATAAAACTGGTGAAACACCATTCTTCATTGAAAAAATCCAGTTTAATAATATGCCTAATGATATGTTCATACAAATTCGTAAAATTAATCAGATTAGACGTGAGATACTAGATAATGCAACCGAGTTGTTAATGAAACATTACACACCAACTAAAAAGGCAGTAAAAGAAGTGCGTAAGAACTTAACTAAATTTTTTGAAGATTATGAAAATAACAAAGGGAAAATTAAACAAAAAACACCTAAATTGTCATTATTCATTGATGACCTATCACAGATAAGAGCAGCCTCAGGATTTGGCTTGAAAAGAATTTATTTTGATGGTACCTGTCATTATAACAACCCAGATGATTATTTTAAAAATATTAAAGATACCTTAATGAAAGGCAGTTTAATGGCATCACCTACAGAATTTGTTTGGGTTTTATCCTCCTTTATGACACAAAAAGATGCAATTAAATGTAATGAAATTGTAAAAGAACTTGAAAATGAAGGAATCATCATTTCTGTAATGGGAGATTTTCCTGGAATGAATGATATATTTGAATGTCCAGTATATGGAAATCATAATTTAAATGTTTGGAATAGTTTTTGTGTACGTGATTTAAACGAAGCAGGATTTAAATCATTAATTTTATCATCTGAACTCTCAGGTCATGAAATTAAAGAATTAATACGTAGGAATCATGATAGAAATATTGATTTAGAAATGATTGTTAATGGAAACTTAGAAGTGATTGTGAGTAAAGATGACTTCACTAATTTAAATGACGGTAAAGATTTCATTATTTCAAATGATGCGGATTATGCAATACTAGAAGATAAAAAAAGGAAAAAATTCAAATATAAAGTGTTCTTTGACTACAACAGACAAAGTCACATCATCAATAAAGATTGTTTATGTTTAATTGAAGAGATAAATGAAATTAAAGAATTTGGTCTTGATTCATTGATTCTTGATTGCAGATATTCTAACGAAAAATATACAACA